In Musa acuminata AAA Group cultivar baxijiao chromosome BXJ2-3, Cavendish_Baxijiao_AAA, whole genome shotgun sequence, the following proteins share a genomic window:
- the LOC103973097 gene encoding meiotic recombination protein SPO11-2 isoform X9 has protein sequence MEPDLLKSSLFHADQRLCSAEILPPSQISRKYDNSGLRHGLLSDVSSVFLSHSVCTRSLMRANDAKAFVRVWMVMAMCFRILVQGKLATQRELFYKLLCDAPEYFRSQRQVNRTVQDVVALLRCTRHSLGIMASSRGAVIGRMVLEILLPWESTYRTTKDFENISTEPGEQIVDCSMIGHAGYAITGDLCTLSKLVLHSDARYIIIIEKDAIFQRLAEDHFFNQIPCILITSKGYPDIATRFLLHRISQTFPDMTILALMDWNPAGLAILCTYKFGSITTGLESYRYACNVKWLGLRADDLQIIPQQVMMQLKPHEIKTAKSLMSSKLLQERYQAELSLMVERGHRAEIEALYCHGFDFLGKYIAKKIVQADYI, from the exons ATGGAGCCGGATCTCCTCAAATCATCGCTTTTCCACGCCGATCAGCGGCTCTGCTCCGCCGAAATCCTTCCTCCTTCGCAG ATCAGTAGGAAGTACGATAACAGTGGGTTACGTCATGGGCTTTTGAGTGATGTTTCTTCGGTCTTTCTCTCTCACTCTGTCTGCACAAGGTCTCTCATGAGAGCAAATGATGCGAAGGCGTTTGTTAGAG TGTGGATGGTTATGGCAATGTGCTTTCGGATTCTTGTCCAAGGGAAGCTTGCTACCCAGAGGGAGCTTTTCTATAAGCTGCTTTGTGACGCACCGGAATATTTCAGGTCACAGCGTCAGGTCAACAGAACAGTACAAG ATGTTGTGGCATTGCTCCGTTGCACTCGGCATAGTCTAGGCATCATGGCATCCAGCAGAGGTGCAGTTATTGGACGCATGGTGTTAGAG ATATTACTGCCATGGGAGTCAACCTACAGAACAACCAAAGATTTTGAAAACATATCAACT GAGCCTGGTGAACAGATTGTTGATTGTTCCATGATTGGACATGCTGGCTATGCTATAACTGGGGACCTTTGTACGTTGAGCAAACTTGTTCTACATTCTGATGCTCGATATATCATTATAATAGAGAAG GATGCTATATTTCAGCGGTTGGCAGAAGATCACTTCTTCAATCAAATACCATGCATATTAATCACTTCCAAAGGATATCCTGATATTGCCACAAG GTTTTTACTGCATCGGATAAGCCAGACTTTTCCAGACATGACAATCTTGGCTTTAATGGATTG GAACCCAGCTGGATTGGCAATACTATGTACCTACAAGTTTGGAAGCATAACTACTGGTTTAGAGTCATACAGATATG CTTGCAATGTTAAATGGCTTGGACTGCGAGCAGATGATCTGCAGATTATACCTCAACAAGTGATGATGCAGTTGAAGCCACATGAGATAAAAACAGCTAAAAGCCTAATGTCTTCCAAGTTGTTGCAG GAGAGGTACCAGGCTGAGTTGTCACTGATGGTTGAGAGGGGCCATCGTGCAGAAATTGAAGCTCTGTACTgtcatggatttgatttcttggGAAAATATATAGCAAAGAAGATTGTACAGGCTGATTACATTTAA
- the LOC103973097 gene encoding meiotic recombination protein SPO11-2 isoform X6 yields the protein MEPDLLKSSLFHADQRLCSAEILPPSQVRARIEVAVLNFLKNLTASNPAISDLPLISRKYDNSGLRHGLLSDVSSVFLSHSVCTRSLMRANDAKAFVRVWMVMAMCFRILVQGKLATQRELFYKLLCDAPEYFRSQRQVNRTVQDVVALLRCTRHSLGIMASSRGAVIGRMVLEILLPWESTYRTTKDFENISTEPGEQIVDCSMIGHAGYAITGDLCTLSKLVLHSDARYIIIIEKDAIFQRLAEDHFFNQIPCILITSKGYPDIATRFLLHRISQTFPDMTILALMDWNPAGLAILCTYKFGSITTGLESYRYACNVKWLGLRADDLQIIPQQVMMQLKPHEIKTAKSLMSSKLLQERYQAELSLMVERGHRAEIEALYCHGFDFLGKYIAKKIVQADYI from the exons ATGGAGCCGGATCTCCTCAAATCATCGCTTTTCCACGCCGATCAGCGGCTCTGCTCCGCCGAAATCCTTCCTCCTTCGCAG GTGCGGGCAAGAATCGAAGTCGCCGTCCTCAATTTCCTTAAGAACCTCACTGCTTCCAACCCCGCCATATCCGATCTCCCCTTG ATCAGTAGGAAGTACGATAACAGTGGGTTACGTCATGGGCTTTTGAGTGATGTTTCTTCGGTCTTTCTCTCTCACTCTGTCTGCACAAGGTCTCTCATGAGAGCAAATGATGCGAAGGCGTTTGTTAGAG TGTGGATGGTTATGGCAATGTGCTTTCGGATTCTTGTCCAAGGGAAGCTTGCTACCCAGAGGGAGCTTTTCTATAAGCTGCTTTGTGACGCACCGGAATATTTCAGGTCACAGCGTCAGGTCAACAGAACAGTACAAG ATGTTGTGGCATTGCTCCGTTGCACTCGGCATAGTCTAGGCATCATGGCATCCAGCAGAGGTGCAGTTATTGGACGCATGGTGTTAGAG ATATTACTGCCATGGGAGTCAACCTACAGAACAACCAAAGATTTTGAAAACATATCAACT GAGCCTGGTGAACAGATTGTTGATTGTTCCATGATTGGACATGCTGGCTATGCTATAACTGGGGACCTTTGTACGTTGAGCAAACTTGTTCTACATTCTGATGCTCGATATATCATTATAATAGAGAAG GATGCTATATTTCAGCGGTTGGCAGAAGATCACTTCTTCAATCAAATACCATGCATATTAATCACTTCCAAAGGATATCCTGATATTGCCACAAG GTTTTTACTGCATCGGATAAGCCAGACTTTTCCAGACATGACAATCTTGGCTTTAATGGATTG GAACCCAGCTGGATTGGCAATACTATGTACCTACAAGTTTGGAAGCATAACTACTGGTTTAGAGTCATACAGATATG CTTGCAATGTTAAATGGCTTGGACTGCGAGCAGATGATCTGCAGATTATACCTCAACAAGTGATGATGCAGTTGAAGCCACATGAGATAAAAACAGCTAAAAGCCTAATGTCTTCCAAGTTGTTGCAG GAGAGGTACCAGGCTGAGTTGTCACTGATGGTTGAGAGGGGCCATCGTGCAGAAATTGAAGCTCTGTACTgtcatggatttgatttcttggGAAAATATATAGCAAAGAAGATTGTACAGGCTGATTACATTTAA
- the LOC103973097 gene encoding meiotic recombination protein SPO11-2 isoform X10: MAASGLTSAEHRLWTISSSKCTGNNSRKYDNSGLRHGLLSDVSSVFLSHSVCTRSLMRANDAKAFVRVWMVMAMCFRILVQGKLATQRELFYKLLCDAPEYFRSQRQVNRTVQDVVALLRCTRHSLGIMASSRGAVIGRMVLEILLPWESTYRTTKDFENISTEPGEQIVDCSMIGHAGYAITGDLCTLSKLVLHSDARYIIIIEKDAIFQRLAEDHFFNQIPCILITSKGYPDIATRFLLHRISQTFPDMTILALMDWNPAGLAILCTYKFGSITTGLESYRYACNVKWLGLRADDLQIIPQQVMMQLKPHEIKTAKSLMSSKLLQERYQAELSLMVERGHRAEIEALYCHGFDFLGKYIAKKIVQADYI, from the exons ATGGCTGCTAGTGGTTTGACATCCGCGGAGCACCGTCTCTGGACCATCTCTTCTTCCAAGTGTACAGGCAACAACAG TAGGAAGTACGATAACAGTGGGTTACGTCATGGGCTTTTGAGTGATGTTTCTTCGGTCTTTCTCTCTCACTCTGTCTGCACAAGGTCTCTCATGAGAGCAAATGATGCGAAGGCGTTTGTTAGAG TGTGGATGGTTATGGCAATGTGCTTTCGGATTCTTGTCCAAGGGAAGCTTGCTACCCAGAGGGAGCTTTTCTATAAGCTGCTTTGTGACGCACCGGAATATTTCAGGTCACAGCGTCAGGTCAACAGAACAGTACAAG ATGTTGTGGCATTGCTCCGTTGCACTCGGCATAGTCTAGGCATCATGGCATCCAGCAGAGGTGCAGTTATTGGACGCATGGTGTTAGAG ATATTACTGCCATGGGAGTCAACCTACAGAACAACCAAAGATTTTGAAAACATATCAACT GAGCCTGGTGAACAGATTGTTGATTGTTCCATGATTGGACATGCTGGCTATGCTATAACTGGGGACCTTTGTACGTTGAGCAAACTTGTTCTACATTCTGATGCTCGATATATCATTATAATAGAGAAG GATGCTATATTTCAGCGGTTGGCAGAAGATCACTTCTTCAATCAAATACCATGCATATTAATCACTTCCAAAGGATATCCTGATATTGCCACAAG GTTTTTACTGCATCGGATAAGCCAGACTTTTCCAGACATGACAATCTTGGCTTTAATGGATTG GAACCCAGCTGGATTGGCAATACTATGTACCTACAAGTTTGGAAGCATAACTACTGGTTTAGAGTCATACAGATATG CTTGCAATGTTAAATGGCTTGGACTGCGAGCAGATGATCTGCAGATTATACCTCAACAAGTGATGATGCAGTTGAAGCCACATGAGATAAAAACAGCTAAAAGCCTAATGTCTTCCAAGTTGTTGCAG GAGAGGTACCAGGCTGAGTTGTCACTGATGGTTGAGAGGGGCCATCGTGCAGAAATTGAAGCTCTGTACTgtcatggatttgatttcttggGAAAATATATAGCAAAGAAGATTGTACAGGCTGATTACATTTAA
- the LOC103973097 gene encoding meiotic recombination protein SPO11-2 isoform X1: MDPGNALIGFGFGFYYSGWRMEDPDPCGFERVGVCLPRATIKSASVRILPPFAWKWSRISSNHRFSTPISGSAPPKSFLLRRFADHDLLSSSSSSSLYALLARSFSCNGLQVRARIEVAVLNFLKNLTASNPAISDLPLISRKYDNSGLRHGLLSDVSSVFLSHSVCTRSLMRANDAKAFVRVWMVMAMCFRILVQGKLATQRELFYKLLCDAPEYFRSQRQVNRTVQDVVALLRCTRHSLGIMASSRGAVIGRMVLEILLPWESTYRTTKDFENISTEPGEQIVDCSMIGHAGYAITGDLCTLSKLVLHSDARYIIIIEKDAIFQRLAEDHFFNQIPCILITSKGYPDIATRFLLHRISQTFPDMTILALMDWNPAGLAILCTYKFGSITTGLESYRYACNVKWLGLRADDLQIIPQQVMMQLKPHEIKTAKSLMSSKLLQERYQAELSLMVERGHRAEIEALYCHGFDFLGKYIAKKIVQADYI; encoded by the exons ATGGATCCTGGTAATGCCTTAATCGGGTTCGGGTTCGGGTTCTATTATTCGGGTTGGAGGATGGAAGATCCGGATCCGTGTGGATTCGAGCGAGTGGGTGTTTGCCTCCCCCgagccactataaaatcggcatcTGTTCGGATACTACCACCGTTCGCGTGGAAATGGAGCCGGATCTCCTCAAATCATCGCTTTTCCACGCCGATCAGCGGCTCTGCTCCGCCGAAATCCTTCCTCCTTCGCAGGTTTGCAGATCACGATCTtctctcctcctcgtcttcttcaTCGTTATATGCTTTGTTGGCTCGAAGTTTCTCTTGCAATGGTCTCCAGGTGCGGGCAAGAATCGAAGTCGCCGTCCTCAATTTCCTTAAGAACCTCACTGCTTCCAACCCCGCCATATCCGATCTCCCCTTG ATCAGTAGGAAGTACGATAACAGTGGGTTACGTCATGGGCTTTTGAGTGATGTTTCTTCGGTCTTTCTCTCTCACTCTGTCTGCACAAGGTCTCTCATGAGAGCAAATGATGCGAAGGCGTTTGTTAGAG TGTGGATGGTTATGGCAATGTGCTTTCGGATTCTTGTCCAAGGGAAGCTTGCTACCCAGAGGGAGCTTTTCTATAAGCTGCTTTGTGACGCACCGGAATATTTCAGGTCACAGCGTCAGGTCAACAGAACAGTACAAG ATGTTGTGGCATTGCTCCGTTGCACTCGGCATAGTCTAGGCATCATGGCATCCAGCAGAGGTGCAGTTATTGGACGCATGGTGTTAGAG ATATTACTGCCATGGGAGTCAACCTACAGAACAACCAAAGATTTTGAAAACATATCAACT GAGCCTGGTGAACAGATTGTTGATTGTTCCATGATTGGACATGCTGGCTATGCTATAACTGGGGACCTTTGTACGTTGAGCAAACTTGTTCTACATTCTGATGCTCGATATATCATTATAATAGAGAAG GATGCTATATTTCAGCGGTTGGCAGAAGATCACTTCTTCAATCAAATACCATGCATATTAATCACTTCCAAAGGATATCCTGATATTGCCACAAG GTTTTTACTGCATCGGATAAGCCAGACTTTTCCAGACATGACAATCTTGGCTTTAATGGATTG GAACCCAGCTGGATTGGCAATACTATGTACCTACAAGTTTGGAAGCATAACTACTGGTTTAGAGTCATACAGATATG CTTGCAATGTTAAATGGCTTGGACTGCGAGCAGATGATCTGCAGATTATACCTCAACAAGTGATGATGCAGTTGAAGCCACATGAGATAAAAACAGCTAAAAGCCTAATGTCTTCCAAGTTGTTGCAG GAGAGGTACCAGGCTGAGTTGTCACTGATGGTTGAGAGGGGCCATCGTGCAGAAATTGAAGCTCTGTACTgtcatggatttgatttcttggGAAAATATATAGCAAAGAAGATTGTACAGGCTGATTACATTTAA
- the LOC103973097 gene encoding meiotic recombination protein SPO11-2 isoform X5, translating into MDPGNALIGFGFGFYYSGWRMEDPDPCGFERVGVCLPRATIKSASVRILPPFAWKWSRISSNHRFSTPISGSAPPKSFLLRSRKYDNSGLRHGLLSDVSSVFLSHSVCTRSLMRANDAKAFVRVWMVMAMCFRILVQGKLATQRELFYKLLCDAPEYFRSQRQVNRTVQDVVALLRCTRHSLGIMASSRGAVIGRMVLEILLPWESTYRTTKDFENISTEPGEQIVDCSMIGHAGYAITGDLCTLSKLVLHSDARYIIIIEKDAIFQRLAEDHFFNQIPCILITSKGYPDIATRFLLHRISQTFPDMTILALMDWNPAGLAILCTYKFGSITTGLESYRYACNVKWLGLRADDLQIIPQQVMMQLKPHEIKTAKSLMSSKLLQERYQAELSLMVERGHRAEIEALYCHGFDFLGKYIAKKIVQADYI; encoded by the exons ATGGATCCTGGTAATGCCTTAATCGGGTTCGGGTTCGGGTTCTATTATTCGGGTTGGAGGATGGAAGATCCGGATCCGTGTGGATTCGAGCGAGTGGGTGTTTGCCTCCCCCgagccactataaaatcggcatcTGTTCGGATACTACCACCGTTCGCGTGGAAATGGAGCCGGATCTCCTCAAATCATCGCTTTTCCACGCCGATCAGCGGCTCTGCTCCGCCGAAATCCTTCCTCCTTCGCAG TAGGAAGTACGATAACAGTGGGTTACGTCATGGGCTTTTGAGTGATGTTTCTTCGGTCTTTCTCTCTCACTCTGTCTGCACAAGGTCTCTCATGAGAGCAAATGATGCGAAGGCGTTTGTTAGAG TGTGGATGGTTATGGCAATGTGCTTTCGGATTCTTGTCCAAGGGAAGCTTGCTACCCAGAGGGAGCTTTTCTATAAGCTGCTTTGTGACGCACCGGAATATTTCAGGTCACAGCGTCAGGTCAACAGAACAGTACAAG ATGTTGTGGCATTGCTCCGTTGCACTCGGCATAGTCTAGGCATCATGGCATCCAGCAGAGGTGCAGTTATTGGACGCATGGTGTTAGAG ATATTACTGCCATGGGAGTCAACCTACAGAACAACCAAAGATTTTGAAAACATATCAACT GAGCCTGGTGAACAGATTGTTGATTGTTCCATGATTGGACATGCTGGCTATGCTATAACTGGGGACCTTTGTACGTTGAGCAAACTTGTTCTACATTCTGATGCTCGATATATCATTATAATAGAGAAG GATGCTATATTTCAGCGGTTGGCAGAAGATCACTTCTTCAATCAAATACCATGCATATTAATCACTTCCAAAGGATATCCTGATATTGCCACAAG GTTTTTACTGCATCGGATAAGCCAGACTTTTCCAGACATGACAATCTTGGCTTTAATGGATTG GAACCCAGCTGGATTGGCAATACTATGTACCTACAAGTTTGGAAGCATAACTACTGGTTTAGAGTCATACAGATATG CTTGCAATGTTAAATGGCTTGGACTGCGAGCAGATGATCTGCAGATTATACCTCAACAAGTGATGATGCAGTTGAAGCCACATGAGATAAAAACAGCTAAAAGCCTAATGTCTTCCAAGTTGTTGCAG GAGAGGTACCAGGCTGAGTTGTCACTGATGGTTGAGAGGGGCCATCGTGCAGAAATTGAAGCTCTGTACTgtcatggatttgatttcttggGAAAATATATAGCAAAGAAGATTGTACAGGCTGATTACATTTAA
- the LOC103973097 gene encoding meiotic recombination protein SPO11-2 isoform X4, translating into MDPGNALIGFGFGFYYSGWRMEDPDPCGFERVGVCLPRATIKSASVRILPPFAWKWSRISSNHRFSTPISGSAPPKSFLLRRCGQESKSPSSISLRTSLLPTPPYPISPCRKYDNSGLRHGLLSDVSSVFLSHSVCTRSLMRANDAKAFVRVWMVMAMCFRILVQGKLATQRELFYKLLCDAPEYFRSQRQVNRTVQDVVALLRCTRHSLGIMASSRGAVIGRMVLEILLPWESTYRTTKDFENISTEPGEQIVDCSMIGHAGYAITGDLCTLSKLVLHSDARYIIIIEKDAIFQRLAEDHFFNQIPCILITSKGYPDIATRFLLHRISQTFPDMTILALMDWNPAGLAILCTYKFGSITTGLESYRYACNVKWLGLRADDLQIIPQQVMMQLKPHEIKTAKSLMSSKLLQERYQAELSLMVERGHRAEIEALYCHGFDFLGKYIAKKIVQADYI; encoded by the exons ATGGATCCTGGTAATGCCTTAATCGGGTTCGGGTTCGGGTTCTATTATTCGGGTTGGAGGATGGAAGATCCGGATCCGTGTGGATTCGAGCGAGTGGGTGTTTGCCTCCCCCgagccactataaaatcggcatcTGTTCGGATACTACCACCGTTCGCGTGGAAATGGAGCCGGATCTCCTCAAATCATCGCTTTTCCACGCCGATCAGCGGCTCTGCTCCGCCGAAATCCTTCCTCCTTCGCAG GTGCGGGCAAGAATCGAAGTCGCCGTCCTCAATTTCCTTAAGAACCTCACTGCTTCCAACCCCGCCATATCCGATCTCCCCTTG TAGGAAGTACGATAACAGTGGGTTACGTCATGGGCTTTTGAGTGATGTTTCTTCGGTCTTTCTCTCTCACTCTGTCTGCACAAGGTCTCTCATGAGAGCAAATGATGCGAAGGCGTTTGTTAGAG TGTGGATGGTTATGGCAATGTGCTTTCGGATTCTTGTCCAAGGGAAGCTTGCTACCCAGAGGGAGCTTTTCTATAAGCTGCTTTGTGACGCACCGGAATATTTCAGGTCACAGCGTCAGGTCAACAGAACAGTACAAG ATGTTGTGGCATTGCTCCGTTGCACTCGGCATAGTCTAGGCATCATGGCATCCAGCAGAGGTGCAGTTATTGGACGCATGGTGTTAGAG ATATTACTGCCATGGGAGTCAACCTACAGAACAACCAAAGATTTTGAAAACATATCAACT GAGCCTGGTGAACAGATTGTTGATTGTTCCATGATTGGACATGCTGGCTATGCTATAACTGGGGACCTTTGTACGTTGAGCAAACTTGTTCTACATTCTGATGCTCGATATATCATTATAATAGAGAAG GATGCTATATTTCAGCGGTTGGCAGAAGATCACTTCTTCAATCAAATACCATGCATATTAATCACTTCCAAAGGATATCCTGATATTGCCACAAG GTTTTTACTGCATCGGATAAGCCAGACTTTTCCAGACATGACAATCTTGGCTTTAATGGATTG GAACCCAGCTGGATTGGCAATACTATGTACCTACAAGTTTGGAAGCATAACTACTGGTTTAGAGTCATACAGATATG CTTGCAATGTTAAATGGCTTGGACTGCGAGCAGATGATCTGCAGATTATACCTCAACAAGTGATGATGCAGTTGAAGCCACATGAGATAAAAACAGCTAAAAGCCTAATGTCTTCCAAGTTGTTGCAG GAGAGGTACCAGGCTGAGTTGTCACTGATGGTTGAGAGGGGCCATCGTGCAGAAATTGAAGCTCTGTACTgtcatggatttgatttcttggGAAAATATATAGCAAAGAAGATTGTACAGGCTGATTACATTTAA
- the LOC103973097 gene encoding meiotic recombination protein SPO11-2 isoform X3, translating into MDPGNALIGFGFGFYYSGWRMEDPDPCGFERVGVCLPRATIKSASVRILPPFAWKWSRISSNHRFSTPISGSAPPKSFLLRRFADHDLLSSSSSSSLYALLARSFSCNGLQVRARIEVAVLNFLKNLTASNPAISDLPLISRKYDNSGLRHGLLSDVSSVFLSHSVCTRSLMRANDAKAFVRVWMVMAMCFRILVQGKLATQRELFYKLLCDAPEYFRSQRQVNRTVQDVVALLRCTRHSLGIMASSRGAVIGRMVLEEPGEQIVDCSMIGHAGYAITGDLCTLSKLVLHSDARYIIIIEKDAIFQRLAEDHFFNQIPCILITSKGYPDIATRFLLHRISQTFPDMTILALMDWNPAGLAILCTYKFGSITTGLESYRYACNVKWLGLRADDLQIIPQQVMMQLKPHEIKTAKSLMSSKLLQERYQAELSLMVERGHRAEIEALYCHGFDFLGKYIAKKIVQADYI; encoded by the exons ATGGATCCTGGTAATGCCTTAATCGGGTTCGGGTTCGGGTTCTATTATTCGGGTTGGAGGATGGAAGATCCGGATCCGTGTGGATTCGAGCGAGTGGGTGTTTGCCTCCCCCgagccactataaaatcggcatcTGTTCGGATACTACCACCGTTCGCGTGGAAATGGAGCCGGATCTCCTCAAATCATCGCTTTTCCACGCCGATCAGCGGCTCTGCTCCGCCGAAATCCTTCCTCCTTCGCAGGTTTGCAGATCACGATCTtctctcctcctcgtcttcttcaTCGTTATATGCTTTGTTGGCTCGAAGTTTCTCTTGCAATGGTCTCCAGGTGCGGGCAAGAATCGAAGTCGCCGTCCTCAATTTCCTTAAGAACCTCACTGCTTCCAACCCCGCCATATCCGATCTCCCCTTG ATCAGTAGGAAGTACGATAACAGTGGGTTACGTCATGGGCTTTTGAGTGATGTTTCTTCGGTCTTTCTCTCTCACTCTGTCTGCACAAGGTCTCTCATGAGAGCAAATGATGCGAAGGCGTTTGTTAGAG TGTGGATGGTTATGGCAATGTGCTTTCGGATTCTTGTCCAAGGGAAGCTTGCTACCCAGAGGGAGCTTTTCTATAAGCTGCTTTGTGACGCACCGGAATATTTCAGGTCACAGCGTCAGGTCAACAGAACAGTACAAG ATGTTGTGGCATTGCTCCGTTGCACTCGGCATAGTCTAGGCATCATGGCATCCAGCAGAGGTGCAGTTATTGGACGCATGGTGTTAGAG GAGCCTGGTGAACAGATTGTTGATTGTTCCATGATTGGACATGCTGGCTATGCTATAACTGGGGACCTTTGTACGTTGAGCAAACTTGTTCTACATTCTGATGCTCGATATATCATTATAATAGAGAAG GATGCTATATTTCAGCGGTTGGCAGAAGATCACTTCTTCAATCAAATACCATGCATATTAATCACTTCCAAAGGATATCCTGATATTGCCACAAG GTTTTTACTGCATCGGATAAGCCAGACTTTTCCAGACATGACAATCTTGGCTTTAATGGATTG GAACCCAGCTGGATTGGCAATACTATGTACCTACAAGTTTGGAAGCATAACTACTGGTTTAGAGTCATACAGATATG CTTGCAATGTTAAATGGCTTGGACTGCGAGCAGATGATCTGCAGATTATACCTCAACAAGTGATGATGCAGTTGAAGCCACATGAGATAAAAACAGCTAAAAGCCTAATGTCTTCCAAGTTGTTGCAG GAGAGGTACCAGGCTGAGTTGTCACTGATGGTTGAGAGGGGCCATCGTGCAGAAATTGAAGCTCTGTACTgtcatggatttgatttcttggGAAAATATATAGCAAAGAAGATTGTACAGGCTGATTACATTTAA
- the LOC103973097 gene encoding meiotic recombination protein SPO11-2 isoform X11, whose protein sequence is MEPDLLKSSLFHADQRLCSAEILPPSQISRKYDNSGLRHGLLSDVSSVFLSHSVCTRSLMRANDAKAFVRVWMVMAMCFRILVQGKLATQRELFYKLLCDAPEYFRSQRQVNRTVQDVVALLRCTRHSLGIMASSRGAVIGRMVLEEPGEQIVDCSMIGHAGYAITGDLCTLSKLVLHSDARYIIIIEKDAIFQRLAEDHFFNQIPCILITSKGYPDIATRFLLHRISQTFPDMTILALMDWNPAGLAILCTYKFGSITTGLESYRYACNVKWLGLRADDLQIIPQQVMMQLKPHEIKTAKSLMSSKLLQERYQAELSLMVERGHRAEIEALYCHGFDFLGKYIAKKIVQADYI, encoded by the exons ATGGAGCCGGATCTCCTCAAATCATCGCTTTTCCACGCCGATCAGCGGCTCTGCTCCGCCGAAATCCTTCCTCCTTCGCAG ATCAGTAGGAAGTACGATAACAGTGGGTTACGTCATGGGCTTTTGAGTGATGTTTCTTCGGTCTTTCTCTCTCACTCTGTCTGCACAAGGTCTCTCATGAGAGCAAATGATGCGAAGGCGTTTGTTAGAG TGTGGATGGTTATGGCAATGTGCTTTCGGATTCTTGTCCAAGGGAAGCTTGCTACCCAGAGGGAGCTTTTCTATAAGCTGCTTTGTGACGCACCGGAATATTTCAGGTCACAGCGTCAGGTCAACAGAACAGTACAAG ATGTTGTGGCATTGCTCCGTTGCACTCGGCATAGTCTAGGCATCATGGCATCCAGCAGAGGTGCAGTTATTGGACGCATGGTGTTAGAG GAGCCTGGTGAACAGATTGTTGATTGTTCCATGATTGGACATGCTGGCTATGCTATAACTGGGGACCTTTGTACGTTGAGCAAACTTGTTCTACATTCTGATGCTCGATATATCATTATAATAGAGAAG GATGCTATATTTCAGCGGTTGGCAGAAGATCACTTCTTCAATCAAATACCATGCATATTAATCACTTCCAAAGGATATCCTGATATTGCCACAAG GTTTTTACTGCATCGGATAAGCCAGACTTTTCCAGACATGACAATCTTGGCTTTAATGGATTG GAACCCAGCTGGATTGGCAATACTATGTACCTACAAGTTTGGAAGCATAACTACTGGTTTAGAGTCATACAGATATG CTTGCAATGTTAAATGGCTTGGACTGCGAGCAGATGATCTGCAGATTATACCTCAACAAGTGATGATGCAGTTGAAGCCACATGAGATAAAAACAGCTAAAAGCCTAATGTCTTCCAAGTTGTTGCAG GAGAGGTACCAGGCTGAGTTGTCACTGATGGTTGAGAGGGGCCATCGTGCAGAAATTGAAGCTCTGTACTgtcatggatttgatttcttggGAAAATATATAGCAAAGAAGATTGTACAGGCTGATTACATTTAA